A part of Acropora palmata chromosome 6, jaAcrPala1.3, whole genome shotgun sequence genomic DNA contains:
- the LOC141885204 gene encoding protein DDI1 homolog 2-like isoform X2 has product MKLTVTLDGDQIFSVDVSDDLELENFKALLEFESGIQSPQIVIFHNGEQLRDNKKTLNGYGIKDGDVLLMQRLMQPAEPPRQISGIGNISGLDWGSILVPGQSRPQSAHNQVRTAQPQQVAVDRDSPEYIRDMFLADPHQLSLLKERNPELADALVSGNLQNFAGVLQRQRQERADKDMQRIRTINADPLDLEAQKQIAEEIRMSNVNQNMEIAMEYSPESFGKVVMLYINCKLNGHPVKAFVDSGAQMTFMSSSCAERCNVMRLLDQRWSGIAKGVGTQKIVGRVHVAQIEIEKVFLPSSFSVMEDQPMDLVLGLDMLKRHQCCIDLKKNVLRIGTTETETPFLTESELPVTDRLTFSDGEGENMTQDKQLTEMEDRELAEAMIRSANDSSQGSSSSISSQSTSSASMSGIASIPETSIQRIVDLGFTRDQAILELQRTNGNVEV; this is encoded by the exons ATGAAACTCACCGTAACTTTAGATGGCGATCAGATCTTTAGCGTGGATGTTAGCGATGACCTGGAACTGGAGAATTTCAAAGCTCTTCTTGAGTTCGAAAGTGGAATTCAGTCACCGCAAATCGTGATTTTTCACAACGGCGAGCAACTTAGAGACAACAAAAAGACGCTGAATGGTTATGGGATCAAAGATGGTGATGTACTATTAATGCAACGCTTAATGCAACCCGCAGAACCTCCACGACAAATTTCAG GTATAGGTAATATAAGTGGTTTAGACTGGGGAAGTATTCTGGTACCTGGTCAGTCACGTCCGCAATCAGCACACAATCAAGTTCGAACAGCACAGCCCCAGCAGGTGGCTGTAGACAGAGACAGCCCAGAGTACATAAGAGACATGTTTTTAGCAGATCCACATCAACTTTCACTACTAAAAGAGAGGAACCCAGAACTTGCTGATGCTTTAGTAAGTGGAAATTTACAGAATTTTGCTGGTGTACTCCAGAGACAGCGTCAAGAAAGAGCTGATAAGGATATGCAGCGCATTAGAACCATAAATGCGGATCCACTTGACCTTGAGGCCCAGAAACAAATTGCAGAGGAGATCCGCATGTCAAATGTCAATCAGAACATGGAGATTGCCATGGAATATTCTCCCGAATCCTTTGGCAAGGTGGTCATGTTGTATATCAACTGCAAGCTGAATGGACACCCTGTCAAGGCCTTTGTCGACTCGGGAGCGCAAATGACATTCATGAGCTCAAGTTGTGCTGAGAGATGTAACGTCATGCGGCTGTTGGATCAGCGGTGGTCAGGAATTGCTAAAGGCGTAGGGACACAGAAAATTGTTGGTCGTGTTCATGTGGCACAGATTGAGATAGAGAAGGTCTTTTTGCCCTCGTCATTCTCGGTAATGGAAGATCAGCCCATGGATTTAGTATTGGGGCTAGATATGCTGAAAAGGCATCAG tgttgCATCGATCTGAAGAAGAATGTACTGCGTATTGGTACGACTGAAACCGAGACTCCGTTCCTGACTGAGTCAGAGCTTCCCGTGACTGACCGTCTAACTTTTAGTGATGGCGAAGGAGAGAACATGACTCAAGACAAACAACTGACAGAAATGGAAGATAGAGAACTGGCTGAAGCAATGATACGATCGGCAAATGACAGTTCACAAGGATCAAGCTCTTCTATTTCTTCTCAGTCAACATCTTCTGCAAGCATGTCTGGTATTGCTAGCATTCCTGAGACAAGCATTCAGAGGATCGTTGATCTTGGTTTTACAAGGGATCAAGCAATTCTAGAACTGCAGAGAACCAATGGCAATGTTGAG gTGTAA
- the LOC141885204 gene encoding protein DDI1 homolog 2-like isoform X1 yields MKLTVTLDGDQIFSVDVSDDLELENFKALLEFESGIQSPQIVIFHNGEQLRDNKKTLNGYGIKDGDVLLMQRLMQPAEPPRQISGIGNISGLDWGSILVPGQSRPQSAHNQVRTAQPQQVAVDRDSPEYIRDMFLADPHQLSLLKERNPELADALVSGNLQNFAGVLQRQRQERADKDMQRIRTINADPLDLEAQKQIAEEIRMSNVNQNMEIAMEYSPESFGKVVMLYINCKLNGHPVKAFVDSGAQMTFMSSSCAERCNVMRLLDQRWSGIAKGVGTQKIVGRVHVAQIEIEKVFLPSSFSVMEDQPMDLVLGLDMLKRHQCCIDLKKNVLRIGTTETETPFLTESELPVTDRLTFSDGEGENMTQDKQLTEMEDRELAEAMIRSANDSSQGSSSSISSQSTSSASMSGIASIPETSIQRIVDLGFTRDQAILELQRTNGNVEVASAALIAKSLSFPSQTR; encoded by the exons ATGAAACTCACCGTAACTTTAGATGGCGATCAGATCTTTAGCGTGGATGTTAGCGATGACCTGGAACTGGAGAATTTCAAAGCTCTTCTTGAGTTCGAAAGTGGAATTCAGTCACCGCAAATCGTGATTTTTCACAACGGCGAGCAACTTAGAGACAACAAAAAGACGCTGAATGGTTATGGGATCAAAGATGGTGATGTACTATTAATGCAACGCTTAATGCAACCCGCAGAACCTCCACGACAAATTTCAG GTATAGGTAATATAAGTGGTTTAGACTGGGGAAGTATTCTGGTACCTGGTCAGTCACGTCCGCAATCAGCACACAATCAAGTTCGAACAGCACAGCCCCAGCAGGTGGCTGTAGACAGAGACAGCCCAGAGTACATAAGAGACATGTTTTTAGCAGATCCACATCAACTTTCACTACTAAAAGAGAGGAACCCAGAACTTGCTGATGCTTTAGTAAGTGGAAATTTACAGAATTTTGCTGGTGTACTCCAGAGACAGCGTCAAGAAAGAGCTGATAAGGATATGCAGCGCATTAGAACCATAAATGCGGATCCACTTGACCTTGAGGCCCAGAAACAAATTGCAGAGGAGATCCGCATGTCAAATGTCAATCAGAACATGGAGATTGCCATGGAATATTCTCCCGAATCCTTTGGCAAGGTGGTCATGTTGTATATCAACTGCAAGCTGAATGGACACCCTGTCAAGGCCTTTGTCGACTCGGGAGCGCAAATGACATTCATGAGCTCAAGTTGTGCTGAGAGATGTAACGTCATGCGGCTGTTGGATCAGCGGTGGTCAGGAATTGCTAAAGGCGTAGGGACACAGAAAATTGTTGGTCGTGTTCATGTGGCACAGATTGAGATAGAGAAGGTCTTTTTGCCCTCGTCATTCTCGGTAATGGAAGATCAGCCCATGGATTTAGTATTGGGGCTAGATATGCTGAAAAGGCATCAG tgttgCATCGATCTGAAGAAGAATGTACTGCGTATTGGTACGACTGAAACCGAGACTCCGTTCCTGACTGAGTCAGAGCTTCCCGTGACTGACCGTCTAACTTTTAGTGATGGCGAAGGAGAGAACATGACTCAAGACAAACAACTGACAGAAATGGAAGATAGAGAACTGGCTGAAGCAATGATACGATCGGCAAATGACAGTTCACAAGGATCAAGCTCTTCTATTTCTTCTCAGTCAACATCTTCTGCAAGCATGTCTGGTATTGCTAGCATTCCTGAGACAAGCATTCAGAGGATCGTTGATCTTGGTTTTACAAGGGATCAAGCAATTCTAGAACTGCAGAGAACCAATGGCAATGTTGAGGTAGCTTCTGCAGCACTGATAGCAAAATCCCTTTCATTTCCATCACAAACAAGGTGA